The proteins below come from a single Caloramator mitchellensis genomic window:
- a CDS encoding replicative DNA helicase, which translates to MQPISNLYNIQAEVEVLAAILYDNNSMTEINLRAEEFFDTKNKLIYKAMQELFNKDIKIDETNLIEYFKGNLQDIGGMSYLSNLIIAKAKLDKTKVSIIKEKARLRKLYETVLRAVDEIKNNKGFDEIYFAIQREIYNIDSQDEEKLMSDKDLFSKTFDEIENNQNKKDILGLKSGIVDLDKAINGFQNGRFYIIAGRSGMGKSAAALNIVQNISKNHHVLYYSLEMPEEELGLRRAAMFSKIDTQRLERGLLNEKEWDKLIKDFNILSNQKCYTYSKAGIHIDDIIKQAKKLKMQGKLKMLVVDHIGRLNLSGLGDTIREKITNVCIILKNLAMDLDIPVIALSQLNRSPDARADKRPSLADLKESSGIEENADVVMLLYRDEYYNSNTNSKGMIEINIAKNRSGNTGIIKLLWLPQFQLIGSLSQFKEVV; encoded by the coding sequence ATGCAACCGATAAGTAATCTTTATAACATTCAAGCAGAGGTTGAGGTTTTAGCTGCAATTTTATACGATAACAACTCAATGACAGAAATTAACCTTAGAGCAGAGGAATTTTTTGATACTAAGAACAAGTTGATTTATAAGGCAATGCAAGAATTGTTTAACAAGGATATAAAGATTGACGAAACAAATTTGATTGAATACTTTAAGGGGAATTTGCAGGACATAGGCGGAATGTCTTATTTATCTAATCTTATCATTGCTAAGGCTAAACTAGATAAAACAAAAGTTTCGATAATAAAAGAAAAAGCAAGATTGCGAAAACTTTACGAAACTGTTCTAAGAGCAGTAGACGAAATTAAGAATAACAAGGGGTTTGATGAAATATATTTTGCTATTCAAAGAGAAATATACAACATAGATAGCCAAGACGAAGAAAAGCTAATGTCAGATAAGGACTTGTTTTCAAAGACATTTGACGAAATAGAAAATAATCAGAATAAGAAGGACATATTAGGACTAAAAAGCGGTATTGTTGACTTAGACAAGGCAATTAATGGGTTTCAAAATGGAAGGTTTTATATAATTGCTGGACGTTCTGGAATGGGTAAATCAGCAGCAGCCTTGAATATAGTTCAAAATATATCAAAGAATCACCATGTTTTATATTATAGCCTTGAAATGCCAGAAGAAGAATTAGGACTTAGAAGGGCAGCAATGTTTAGCAAAATAGACACCCAAAGGCTAGAGAGAGGACTATTAAACGAAAAAGAATGGGACAAGCTAATAAAGGACTTTAATATCCTAAGCAATCAAAAATGCTATACCTATTCAAAAGCAGGAATCCATATTGACGACATAATAAAGCAAGCGAAAAAGTTAAAAATGCAAGGTAAACTTAAAATGTTAGTAGTCGACCATATAGGACGATTAAACTTATCGGGGTTAGGTGATACGATAAGGGAAAAGATAACAAATGTTTGTATTATTCTTAAAAATTTAGCAATGGACTTAGATATACCGGTTATAGCATTAAGCCAATTGAATCGTAGTCCAGATGCACGAGCAGACAAAAGACCAAGTTTAGCAGATTTAAAAGAAAGTTCCGGAATAGAAGAAAATGCGGACGTAGTAATGCTACTTTATAGGGACGAATATTATAATAGCAATACAAATAGTAAAGGCATGATTGAAATAAACATAGCCAAGAATAGAAGTGGAAACACTGGCATAATAAAATTATTATGGTTGCCGCAGTTTCAATTAATAGGCTCATTATCACAATTTAAAGAAGTGGTATAA